Proteins from a single region of Nitrospirota bacterium:
- a CDS encoding tetratricopeptide repeat protein: MTILTENWWIILPAFLAFVCIIGLFAAYLRRKKAKKKESTKETRYSEEMKEDIINLMQRIAKIEKEFIENIPPQLKGLGEQMRNLERTVKEHKSENKPVESDAEKKSARLLNAIHLNFPQIKLLEKLEQYSQLSLTADEIRKIISEILEKTRMSPYAIDVQSGEDRKNPRGIFEEGIITQLSHKMYDIEKNMNVTVGDEKAYVVLGNFQYEKGDFIRAKDYYLKALTMNQSYSLARCNLGASLLHMNKYEEALGEFEKTLENEPYHAKAWHGKGIVLVRLDRYEEALSSFGKAVELTPNDARIWHSSGVVLANLGRYEEALKAYENAIELNPDSPDTWYNKGVTLIQLGLHEKALKAYEHNIRLKPDSYNAWYNKGLALGRLGRYEDALMAYDKAIYLKPDFTDALYNKACLHAFTGDKEKALKDLKKAILLNPDYRNTAGEDDDFRSLAEDEDFKRILNN; this comes from the coding sequence ATGACAATACTCACTGAGAACTGGTGGATCATCCTTCCGGCTTTCCTTGCATTTGTGTGTATAATCGGACTTTTCGCTGCGTATCTGAGAAGGAAAAAGGCGAAGAAGAAAGAATCTACAAAAGAAACACGGTACAGTGAAGAAATGAAAGAGGACATCATTAACCTTATGCAACGTATTGCGAAAATCGAGAAAGAATTCATTGAAAACATTCCCCCTCAGCTGAAGGGATTGGGCGAACAGATGCGGAATTTGGAAAGGACTGTAAAAGAACACAAATCGGAAAATAAACCGGTTGAGAGTGACGCTGAGAAAAAAAGTGCGCGCCTGCTGAATGCGATTCATCTGAATTTTCCTCAAATAAAATTGCTGGAGAAACTGGAACAGTACAGTCAGCTTTCCCTAACCGCTGACGAGATAAGAAAAATCATTTCGGAAATACTGGAAAAAACACGGATGAGTCCGTATGCGATTGATGTGCAGTCAGGAGAGGACAGGAAAAACCCCCGGGGCATCTTTGAAGAAGGTATTATTACGCAACTTTCCCACAAAATGTATGACATCGAGAAAAATATGAATGTGACCGTTGGCGATGAAAAAGCTTATGTGGTTCTGGGAAATTTCCAGTATGAAAAGGGTGATTTTATCCGGGCAAAAGACTACTATCTCAAGGCACTCACGATGAACCAATCTTATTCGCTTGCCCGATGCAACCTTGGCGCTTCGCTTCTGCATATGAACAAATACGAAGAAGCACTGGGAGAATTCGAAAAGACGCTCGAAAATGAACCGTATCACGCGAAAGCCTGGCATGGTAAAGGGATTGTGCTTGTAAGGCTCGACCGGTATGAGGAAGCCCTTTCATCATTCGGAAAAGCTGTGGAACTCACGCCGAATGATGCGCGGATATGGCACAGCAGCGGAGTTGTGCTGGCGAATCTTGGCCGATATGAGGAAGCTCTCAAGGCATACGAAAATGCGATTGAATTGAATCCAGACTCGCCCGATACCTGGTATAACAAGGGGGTTACCCTGATTCAGCTCGGACTTCATGAAAAAGCCCTGAAGGCATATGAGCATAACATAAGGCTGAAGCCCGATTCTTACAATGCGTGGTATAACAAGGGCCTTGCCCTTGGAAGACTCGGGCGGTATGAGGATGCCCTCATGGCGTACGATAAGGCGATTTATCTCAAGCCTGATTTCACTGATGCGCTTTACAATAAAGCCTGTCTGCATGCTTTTACAGGTGACAAGGAAAAAGCTCTGAAAGATCTGAAAAAAGCCATTTTGCTCAATCCCGACTACAGAAATACCGCCGGAGAAGATGACGACTTCAGAAGCCTTGCAGAAGACGAGGATTTCAAGAGGATTCTCAATAACTGA
- the pgl gene encoding 6-phosphogluconolactonase: MSASNRINVQIFPDLEGISRKASEIFLNLSEHFISLADRFTIALSGGRTPFLLYSLLESEYFLNTLNWKRIHFFWADERCVPANDHKSNFRLAFETFLSRAPVPEKNIHRIKGEKEPEKAASDYATEIRDFFGGSYLPVFDCVILGMGEDGHIASIFPGSELLADTLRIAAPVHMIKPETDRISLTLPVLNNAAHLLVLVSGKSKARVLKSVFEKRNRKVNPPARFLKPVHGDITWLIDKEAAQCLSDERSELHDNCFRISGQNRLKQQG; this comes from the coding sequence TTGTCAGCGTCAAACCGGATAAACGTACAAATATTTCCAGATTTAGAGGGCATCAGCCGTAAGGCATCGGAAATATTTCTGAATCTTTCCGAGCACTTTATTTCGCTCGCCGACCGTTTTACCATTGCGCTTTCGGGCGGCAGAACACCTTTTCTCCTGTATTCTCTGCTGGAATCAGAATATTTTCTGAATACCCTTAACTGGAAACGTATCCATTTTTTCTGGGCAGATGAGCGATGCGTCCCGGCAAATGATCACAAAAGCAATTTCAGACTCGCCTTTGAAACGTTCCTTTCCAGAGCACCTGTGCCTGAAAAGAACATACACAGAATCAAAGGCGAAAAAGAGCCTGAGAAAGCGGCTTCGGACTATGCAACGGAGATCCGGGATTTTTTCGGTGGTTCGTATCTGCCGGTGTTTGACTGTGTAATCCTCGGCATGGGTGAAGACGGGCACATCGCTTCGATATTTCCCGGTTCTGAACTTCTTGCGGACACACTGAGAATTGCTGCTCCTGTGCATATGATAAAACCAGAAACTGACAGAATCAGCCTGACCCTCCCTGTTCTGAATAATGCGGCACATCTGCTCGTCCTCGTATCCGGCAAATCAAAAGCTCGGGTTTTAAAGTCTGTTTTCGAAAAAAGAAATCGGAAGGTTAATCCTCCCGCACGATTTCTTAAGCCCGTTCATGGGGATATCACATGGCTGATAGACAAGGAAGCAGCACAATGCCTGTCAGATGAAAGGTCAGAGTTGCATGACAATTGTTTTCGCATCTCCGGTCAGAACAGATTGAAACAGCAAGGATGA
- a CDS encoding glycoside hydrolase family 15 protein, whose translation MPRDIPIGNGKLLITFDHDYCLRDIYYPHAGRENHTEGHKFRFGAWSEGHFEWVNRTTWELHLNYVSESLLTNVNATSKPLGIELQCHDVVDYWENIYIRKIIVKNLLDREREVRIFFHHDYHISESSTGDTAYYDPDERALIHYKGNRYFLMSGIRHNVQELDQYAIGVKEFHGMEGTWKDAEDGILEKNSISQGSVDSTLSFSIKVSPSRNETVYYWTCVGDNYAMVSNLNKMISGHGTEYFIKRTENYWKAWVNKDNINFSPLPLNVVNLYKKSLLILRTNIDSGGAIIAGNDSDIQHFARDTYSYMWPRDGALTAYALDMAGYFGLTRDFFNFCLDIIRVGKESVGYFLHKYNPDKSLGSSWHPWLTDSKKRLPIQEDGTGLIIWALWFHFDKYRDIEFIIQQYKEMVIRCGDFLASYREEKTGLPLPSYDLWEEKWGIHTFTVSAVYAGLKAAEKFADFFGDKRRSIIYRNASDEVKRAMDKYLYHNELKRFVKTILPGEDGSFNIDFAVDASIYAPFYFGVFEPDDERIVNTMCAIKERLSVKTDVGGIARYEGDTYHKVTDDMDKVPGNPWFICTIWLAQWYIAKAKTPQELREAIPILEWVASRALNSGVLAEQVHPYTNHPVSVSPLTWSHASFISAVFEYLHKFEKISICPECGKPMYLHKQQNEETIN comes from the coding sequence ATGCCCCGGGATATTCCGATAGGAAATGGCAAGCTCCTCATTACATTTGATCACGATTATTGCCTCAGGGATATCTACTATCCCCATGCAGGCAGGGAAAATCATACAGAAGGTCATAAATTCAGATTTGGGGCATGGTCAGAGGGACATTTTGAATGGGTGAATCGGACTACATGGGAACTTCATTTGAATTATGTCAGCGAAAGCCTTCTGACAAATGTCAATGCAACCTCTAAACCCCTTGGCATAGAACTTCAATGCCATGATGTTGTCGATTACTGGGAAAATATCTATATAAGGAAAATAATCGTAAAAAATCTCCTTGATCGGGAACGAGAAGTGCGGATATTTTTCCACCATGATTATCACATCTCCGAATCATCAACAGGTGATACAGCCTATTATGATCCTGATGAGAGGGCGTTGATCCATTACAAGGGGAACCGGTATTTTCTAATGAGTGGGATACGGCACAATGTTCAGGAGCTTGACCAGTATGCTATCGGGGTGAAGGAATTCCATGGGATGGAAGGCACTTGGAAAGATGCAGAAGACGGTATCCTCGAAAAAAACTCTATATCACAGGGCTCAGTAGATTCAACACTCTCTTTTTCGATAAAGGTATCGCCTTCCCGCAATGAGACAGTTTACTACTGGACCTGTGTTGGTGATAACTATGCGATGGTCAGCAACCTGAACAAAATGATATCAGGTCACGGAACCGAATATTTTATCAAGCGAACGGAAAACTATTGGAAGGCATGGGTCAATAAGGACAATATCAATTTTTCACCCCTTCCCCTGAACGTGGTTAATCTTTACAAAAAAAGCCTACTTATATTAAGAACTAATATTGATTCGGGAGGGGCGATCATAGCAGGAAACGATTCAGACATACAGCACTTCGCACGAGATACATATAGCTACATGTGGCCAAGAGACGGTGCACTCACCGCATATGCCCTTGATATGGCAGGATATTTTGGTCTAACCAGGGATTTCTTCAATTTTTGTCTTGATATCATAAGGGTGGGAAAGGAATCGGTAGGATACTTCCTGCATAAGTATAATCCCGACAAATCTCTCGGAAGCTCGTGGCATCCATGGCTGACAGACAGCAAAAAACGTCTCCCTATTCAGGAAGACGGCACAGGCCTTATCATCTGGGCATTGTGGTTTCATTTCGATAAATACAGAGATATAGAGTTTATCATACAGCAGTACAAGGAAATGGTGATACGATGCGGAGATTTTCTTGCATCGTACAGAGAGGAAAAAACCGGACTCCCCCTGCCCTCCTACGACCTGTGGGAAGAAAAATGGGGCATTCATACCTTTACCGTTTCTGCAGTTTATGCTGGGTTAAAAGCCGCAGAGAAGTTTGCAGACTTTTTCGGTGACAAAAGAAGGAGTATCATTTACAGAAATGCTTCTGACGAAGTGAAACGGGCAATGGACAAGTATCTTTATCACAATGAACTCAAGAGATTTGTCAAAACAATACTGCCCGGCGAAGACGGATCTTTCAATATCGACTTTGCCGTAGATGCCAGCATTTATGCACCCTTTTATTTCGGAGTATTTGAACCTGATGACGAGCGCATTGTGAATACCATGTGTGCGATCAAAGAGCGTCTCTCGGTAAAGACCGATGTGGGAGGAATAGCAAGGTATGAAGGAGATACATACCATAAGGTTACTGACGATATGGACAAAGTACCCGGTAATCCCTGGTTTATATGTACTATATGGCTTGCTCAATGGTATATCGCGAAAGCAAAAACTCCTCAAGAACTCCGTGAGGCTATCCCTATTCTCGAGTGGGTAGCCTCACGGGCCCTGAACTCCGGTGTTCTTGCAGAGCAAGTCCACCCATATACAAACCATCCTGTTTCCGTATCTCCACTTACCTGGAGTCATGCGAGTTTCATATCTGCGGTGTTTGAATATTTGCACAAGTTTGAAAAAATTAGTATCTGTCCGGAATGCGGAAAACCCATGTATCTGCACAAACAGCAAAATGAAGAAACAATCAATTAA
- a CDS encoding DUF4079 domain-containing protein — MNITVFTPLLKYVHGVYNAVVLLFFLYQATLGLRIRKERLAGGSPPSDLSRKHRILGPVLAFLGISGFFAGMTIVYIDEGKIFARPPHFIAGMLITLCILAVVFASRKISVRKPAWRDRHFILGIILILLYLVQAFLGTRMLLESGKITSFLS, encoded by the coding sequence ATGAACATAACTGTGTTTACTCCGTTGCTCAAGTATGTGCACGGCGTTTATAATGCAGTTGTTCTGCTTTTTTTTCTTTATCAGGCTACGCTCGGGCTGAGAATAAGAAAGGAGAGATTAGCGGGGGGAAGTCCGCCGTCGGATCTCTCAAGAAAACACAGAATACTGGGACCAGTTCTGGCCTTCCTGGGCATTTCAGGTTTCTTTGCGGGAATGACGATCGTATATATCGATGAAGGAAAGATATTTGCACGTCCTCCCCATTTCATTGCAGGTATGCTCATCACGCTGTGTATTCTTGCGGTTGTGTTTGCATCACGGAAGATATCTGTCCGGAAACCTGCATGGAGAGACCGACATTTCATCCTCGGGATAATACTCATCCTGCTGTATCTTGTGCAGGCATTTCTTGGAACCAGGATGCTTCTTGAGTCTGGGAAGATCACGTCTTTTCTATCCTGA
- a CDS encoding DUF523 and DUF1722 domain-containing protein, which translates to MEKIRIGISSCLLGEHVRYDGGHKRDRYITDTLGKYFLWTPVCPEVEYGLPVPREAMHLTGDPQDPRLVTVRTGTDHTDGMHKWSEAKLKQLEKEDLCGFIFKSKSPSSGIGGVTVYSETGTPGRKRAGIFGGAFIRKFPLIPVIDDGRLHDPGLRENFIEKVFVYQRWKDFLHSGSSIKDLVAFHTKHKLLIMSHSPKHLSALGKLAASAKHYERKELFPRYVSLLMESLHLLATVKKNTNVLLHIAGYFKKVLSPDEKKELLEVIEHYHKGFVPLIVPVVLINHFVRKFNEPYLTQQLYLNLHPVELMLRNHV; encoded by the coding sequence ATGGAAAAAATCAGGATCGGCATCAGCTCTTGCCTGCTTGGAGAACATGTCCGTTACGACGGTGGGCACAAACGTGACCGCTATATCACGGATACGCTCGGCAAATATTTCTTGTGGACTCCGGTCTGCCCTGAAGTGGAATACGGCCTTCCTGTCCCAAGGGAAGCGATGCATCTCACCGGAGACCCGCAGGACCCTCGTCTTGTAACAGTCCGGACAGGGACAGATCACACGGACGGAATGCATAAATGGTCAGAGGCAAAACTGAAACAACTCGAAAAGGAAGATCTCTGCGGGTTTATATTTAAAAGCAAGTCACCGAGTTCAGGAATAGGAGGAGTGACAGTATACTCGGAAACCGGCACACCAGGCCGCAAGAGAGCCGGGATATTCGGGGGAGCATTTATCCGGAAATTTCCCCTTATCCCTGTAATTGACGACGGGCGCCTGCATGATCCGGGTCTCAGAGAGAATTTTATCGAAAAGGTCTTTGTCTACCAACGCTGGAAGGATTTTTTGCACAGCGGAAGCTCCATAAAAGATCTGGTTGCCTTTCACACAAAACACAAGCTTCTTATCATGTCCCACAGTCCAAAACACCTGAGTGCTCTGGGAAAACTCGCTGCAAGTGCAAAACACTATGAGCGGAAAGAACTTTTTCCCCGATATGTCAGTCTTCTCATGGAAAGCCTGCATCTTTTGGCCACGGTTAAGAAGAATACAAATGTCCTGCTGCATATTGCAGGCTATTTCAAAAAGGTACTTTCTCCGGATGAGAAAAAGGAACTGCTTGAGGTCATAGAGCACTATCATAAGGGGTTTGTTCCCCTGATAGTTCCTGTTGTGCTCATCAATCATTTTGTCAGAAAGTTCAATGAACCCTACCTCACACAACAGCTTTATCTCAACCTACATCCTGTGGAACTGATGCTCAGAAACCATGTGTAA
- a CDS encoding cyclophilin-like fold protein yields MPQERIRIIIQDIVLDAELYDTKTGRAIADALPIESYPEEWGDEFYFDIPVEMPLDETATTKVKVGDIGYWPPGNALAIFFGPTPISKGSEPVPASDVNLVGKIFGDPAVLRQAKGAKKIRIEKT; encoded by the coding sequence ATGCCACAGGAAAGAATCAGAATAATTATCCAGGATATTGTCCTCGACGCTGAATTATATGATACAAAAACCGGAAGGGCAATAGCAGATGCGCTGCCAATAGAGTCATACCCGGAAGAGTGGGGTGATGAGTTCTATTTTGATATACCGGTTGAGATGCCCCTTGATGAAACCGCTACGACCAAGGTAAAGGTTGGAGACATCGGCTATTGGCCTCCAGGCAATGCACTGGCGATTTTTTTTGGCCCGACCCCGATTAGCAAAGGCTCTGAGCCGGTTCCTGCAAGCGATGTCAACCTTGTCGGAAAGATATTCGGCGACCCTGCAGTTCTGAGACAGGCCAAAGGGGCAAAGAAGATCAGGATAGAAAAGACGTGA
- a CDS encoding DUF2769 domain-containing protein, which yields MSKVEDNSENETICIRFCGTCPSYPGVKGELLFCARAKSGSPKQKSGCNCGLCDIWNKYELSAFYYCIEDPKKSQGTEDA from the coding sequence ATGTCGAAAGTAGAAGACAATTCTGAAAATGAGACAATCTGCATCAGATTTTGTGGCACGTGCCCTTCTTACCCCGGTGTCAAGGGTGAATTGTTGTTTTGCGCGCGCGCCAAGAGCGGTTCCCCTAAACAGAAATCGGGCTGCAACTGCGGACTGTGCGATATCTGGAATAAATACGAGCTGTCCGCTTTTTACTATTGTATAGAAGACCCAAAAAAGTCTCAAGGTACAGAAGATGCCTAA
- a CDS encoding transketolase encodes MSSGNLSEENKLIDTEKLQRIAKLIRYYIISSTAEAGSGHPTSSLSGTDLMTVLFFSGFFRFDPDNPEHPNNDRLVFSKGHASPLFYALWAAAGKLTEQELMTMRKFGSPLEGHPTSSFRFTEAATGSLGQGLSVGLGMALNAKYVDKLPYRTYVLLGDSELSEGSQWEAIQLAAYYRLCNLIGIIDVNRLGQRGETMYGHDLNAYKKRIASFGWKTYVIDGHSFTEIRDAYRKARRSRNSPVMIIAKTTKGKGVSFLEDRDGWHGKAPNIEEAKKAIQELGNIDASVRGVIAKPKNLRPAMILEEKSDETVYPMDIPVATRRAYGNAITRIFPSCPHMVVLDAEVSNSTYSEIFRQKYPKRFFEMYIAEQNMVGAALGLSRRGKIPFVSSFSAFFSRAFDQIRMSQYSDSNIKFCGSHAGVSIGEDGPSQMGLEDIAMFRAISGSVVLYPCDAVSTEKLVEEAAKHYGIVYIRTTRKETPVLYQNTESFHIGGSKILRRSGNDLATVIAAGITLHEALSAYEDLKKEGIYIRVIDLYSIKPVDQAAIQEAMIQTKALITVEDHFAEGGLGEAIRSSSVSFPVPVYSLAVSKMPKSGKPQELLDYEGISRNAITQTVKALL; translated from the coding sequence ATGTCTTCAGGAAATCTCAGTGAGGAGAATAAATTGATAGATACGGAGAAATTGCAAAGGATAGCAAAACTTATCCGTTACTATATCATCTCTTCAACTGCAGAAGCGGGTTCAGGGCATCCGACCTCATCCCTTTCAGGGACAGATCTGATGACCGTACTCTTCTTCAGCGGTTTTTTCAGATTTGATCCTGATAATCCCGAACATCCGAATAACGACAGGCTGGTTTTCTCAAAAGGTCACGCATCACCTCTGTTTTACGCGTTATGGGCAGCTGCAGGAAAATTGACGGAGCAGGAACTAATGACCATGAGGAAATTCGGCAGTCCGCTGGAGGGTCATCCGACATCTTCTTTCAGGTTTACTGAAGCGGCAACAGGGTCTCTTGGCCAGGGTCTTTCTGTCGGCCTGGGAATGGCTCTGAACGCGAAATATGTCGATAAACTGCCATATCGCACATATGTGCTTTTGGGAGACAGTGAGCTGTCAGAAGGGTCCCAATGGGAAGCAATACAGTTGGCTGCCTATTACCGGTTATGCAATCTGATCGGGATAATCGATGTAAACCGCCTTGGACAGCGCGGAGAGACAATGTACGGTCATGATCTGAATGCCTACAAGAAGCGGATTGCTTCTTTCGGATGGAAGACATATGTCATCGATGGTCATTCGTTCACGGAAATAAGGGATGCGTACAGAAAAGCTCGCAGGTCCAGGAACAGCCCTGTAATGATTATTGCAAAAACCACAAAGGGAAAAGGCGTTTCTTTTCTTGAAGACAGAGATGGATGGCACGGCAAAGCGCCCAATATAGAAGAAGCAAAAAAAGCTATTCAGGAACTGGGAAATATCGATGCATCAGTCAGGGGAGTCATCGCGAAACCGAAAAACCTCAGACCCGCGATGATTCTGGAAGAAAAGTCGGATGAGACTGTATATCCCATGGACATACCAGTCGCAACCCGCAGGGCTTATGGCAATGCAATTACGCGTATTTTCCCTTCATGTCCTCATATGGTAGTTCTTGATGCTGAAGTCAGTAATTCAACCTATTCCGAAATTTTCCGTCAAAAGTACCCCAAACGTTTCTTTGAGATGTATATTGCCGAACAGAACATGGTGGGCGCAGCCCTGGGCCTTTCGCGACGTGGCAAAATACCGTTCGTTTCGTCCTTTTCAGCGTTTTTTTCGAGGGCTTTTGACCAGATCAGGATGTCCCAGTATTCAGATTCCAACATAAAGTTCTGTGGCTCCCATGCGGGTGTTTCAATAGGCGAAGATGGTCCTTCTCAGATGGGATTGGAAGATATCGCGATGTTCAGAGCCATTTCAGGCAGTGTCGTTCTGTATCCCTGCGATGCCGTCTCCACTGAAAAACTTGTTGAGGAGGCTGCAAAGCACTATGGCATAGTGTATATTCGTACAACAAGGAAGGAAACTCCCGTTCTCTATCAAAATACTGAATCTTTCCATATTGGAGGAAGCAAAATACTGAGAAGAAGCGGGAATGATCTTGCCACTGTCATCGCCGCCGGGATAACACTGCACGAAGCACTCTCTGCATACGAGGATCTCAAAAAGGAAGGTATTTATATCAGGGTAATTGATCTCTACAGCATAAAACCGGTCGACCAAGCGGCAATACAGGAAGCAATGATTCAAACAAAGGCCCTCATCACTGTTGAGGATCATTTTGCAGAGGGAGGCCTTGGGGAAGCGATAAGGAGTTCTTCCGTCAGTTTTCCGGTCCCTGTGTATTCTCTGGCCGTAAGCAAAATGCCGAAAAGCGGAAAACCTCAAGAACTTCTCGATTATGAAGGAATTTCACGTAATGCCATCACACAAACAGTAAAGGCTCTGCTGTGA
- the zwf gene encoding glucose-6-phosphate dehydrogenase, with protein sequence MMDNTSDNLTYQPQYQKIGACEIEISRSFCLVIFGAAGDLAKRKLIPALYHLFRDGLLPRHFFLFCTDRLEMNPGQYRQLIRKWLKKMLQGDFTESHWKKFSKRLYYSSFDFSQTASYRINLLEQLPMLERRHRTNGNRIFYLAIPPFIAEKVISNIGATGLASEDRGYSHIVVEKPFGRDILSAQHLNNVLKKYFTEKQIFRIDHYVAKETVQNMLMFRFANSIFEPLWNRRYIDHVQVTASETLGVENRAGYYETAGIIRDMFQSHILQLLAVVAMEPPAAFKADFVRDEKIKVFRSIRHIPLENISEFVTLGQYGKGRFGKKIVPGYREEPGVSPHSVTPTFAAMKVFIDNWRWRGVPFYLRSGKRLSHRKTEISIHFKHVPHLMFSSVMDEYIEPNELIFRLQPDEGISLTFQTKKPGTKVCLNPVLMDFSYKKDVLLDAYEWVLLDCILGDQMLFLRQEGVEETWAFLTPALEQLEKTAAASHFPNYDAGSSGPDEARVLIENDGRSWRPLVSVKPDKRTNISRFRGHQP encoded by the coding sequence ATGATGGATAATACTTCAGACAACCTGACATACCAGCCACAGTACCAGAAGATCGGAGCATGTGAAATAGAAATTTCCAGATCGTTCTGCCTCGTGATCTTCGGCGCTGCCGGAGACCTTGCAAAGAGAAAACTCATTCCCGCACTGTATCATCTGTTCAGAGATGGACTGCTTCCCAGACATTTTTTTCTTTTCTGTACCGACCGTCTGGAAATGAATCCCGGACAATATCGTCAGCTAATCAGAAAGTGGCTGAAGAAAATGCTTCAGGGAGATTTCACGGAGTCCCACTGGAAGAAATTCTCTAAGAGACTGTATTATTCGTCTTTCGATTTTTCCCAAACAGCCTCATACAGAATAAATCTCTTGGAACAACTTCCCATGCTTGAGAGGAGGCACAGGACAAATGGAAACCGCATTTTTTATCTTGCGATACCCCCTTTCATTGCAGAAAAGGTCATTTCAAATATCGGGGCAACCGGTTTAGCGTCCGAAGACCGCGGATATTCCCACATTGTCGTGGAGAAACCTTTTGGCCGGGATATCTTATCCGCACAGCACCTGAACAATGTCCTGAAAAAATATTTCACGGAAAAACAGATATTCAGGATAGATCATTATGTTGCCAAGGAAACAGTGCAGAACATGCTCATGTTCCGTTTTGCAAACTCAATCTTCGAACCGCTATGGAACAGACGCTACATAGATCATGTCCAGGTCACCGCCTCAGAGACGCTCGGAGTTGAAAACAGAGCCGGTTATTATGAAACAGCCGGGATCATTCGGGATATGTTCCAGAGTCATATCCTTCAGCTTCTTGCTGTCGTCGCGATGGAACCCCCTGCCGCCTTCAAGGCTGATTTTGTCAGGGATGAGAAAATCAAGGTATTCAGATCGATAAGGCATATCCCCCTTGAAAATATCAGTGAATTTGTTACGCTCGGTCAGTACGGAAAAGGGCGCTTCGGCAAAAAAATAGTTCCCGGATACAGGGAGGAACCGGGGGTATCCCCTCATTCCGTCACTCCCACATTTGCCGCCATGAAGGTTTTCATCGACAACTGGAGATGGAGAGGAGTCCCGTTTTATCTTCGTTCCGGCAAACGCCTCTCGCACAGGAAGACGGAAATATCGATACATTTCAAACATGTGCCGCATCTGATGTTCTCAAGCGTCATGGATGAATATATTGAACCGAATGAGCTGATTTTCAGGTTGCAGCCTGATGAAGGCATCAGTCTTACCTTTCAGACAAAAAAACCGGGCACAAAGGTATGCCTGAACCCTGTTCTGATGGATTTTTCCTACAAAAAGGACGTACTCCTCGATGCCTATGAGTGGGTACTGCTTGACTGCATACTCGGCGATCAGATGCTGTTTCTGCGGCAGGAGGGTGTTGAAGAAACATGGGCGTTTCTTACCCCGGCGCTGGAACAACTTGAAAAAACAGCTGCAGCATCTCATTTCCCGAACTACGATGCAGGCTCATCGGGACCCGATGAGGCGCGGGTTTTAATCGAAAATGACGGACGGTCATGGAGGCCCCTTGTCAGCGTCAAACCGGATAAACGTACAAATATTTCCAGATTTAGAGGGCATCAGCCGTAA